The proteins below are encoded in one region of Citrobacter enshiensis:
- the aceK gene encoding bifunctional isocitrate dehydrogenase kinase/phosphatase, with protein MSRGLELLIAQTILQGFDAQYGRFLEVTSGAQQRFEQADWHAVQQAMKSRIHLYDHHVGLVVEQLRCITGGKSADAAFLLCVKEHYTRLLPDYPRFEIAESFFNSVYCRLFDHRSLTPERLFIFSSQPERRFRTIPRPLAKDFFPVNGWEPLLTRVLSDLPLRLPWQNKSRDIHYIIEHLTEACGAEGLHHCHLQVANELFYRNKAAWLVGKLMTPTGTLPFLLPIHRTDEGELFIDTCLTTTAEASIVFGFARSYFMVYAPLPAALVEWLREILPGKTTAELYMAIGCQKHAKTESYREYLWYLAECDESFIEAPGIRGMVMLVFTLPGFDRVFKIIKDKFAPQKEMSAAHVRACYQLVKEHDRVGRMADTQEFENFVLEKRQIDPALMALFMQEVPEKITDLGDRIVISHLYIERRMVPLNIWLEQVEGQQLRDAIEEYGNAIRQLAAANIFPGDMLFKNFGVTRHGRVVFYDYDEICYMTEVNFRTIPPPRYPEDELASEPWYSVSPGDVFPEEFRHWLCADPRIGPLFEEMHADLFRADYWRALQTRIREGHVEDVYAYRRRQRFSVRYNQAG; from the coding sequence ATGTCGCGTGGCCTGGAATTACTGATTGCTCAAACCATCCTGCAAGGCTTTGACGCGCAGTATGGTCGATTTCTGGAAGTGACGTCCGGCGCTCAACAGCGCTTTGAACAGGCCGACTGGCATGCGGTGCAGCAGGCAATGAAAAGCCGTATCCACCTTTACGATCACCATGTGGGTCTGGTCGTGGAACAGCTGCGCTGTATTACTGGCGGCAAAAGTGCCGATGCGGCGTTTTTGCTGTGCGTCAAAGAACATTACACCCGGCTGCTGCCGGATTACCCGCGCTTCGAAATTGCGGAGAGCTTTTTTAACTCTGTCTATTGCCGGTTATTTGACCACCGCTCACTGACCCCCGAGCGGTTATTTATTTTTAGTTCTCAGCCGGAACGCCGTTTCCGCACGATTCCTCGTCCGCTGGCAAAAGATTTTTTTCCTGTGAATGGTTGGGAACCGCTATTAACGCGCGTGCTGAGCGATCTTCCGCTTCGCTTACCCTGGCAGAACAAAAGTCGTGATATTCACTACATCATTGAGCATCTGACAGAGGCCTGCGGCGCGGAAGGGCTGCACCATTGTCATCTGCAGGTGGCAAACGAGCTGTTTTACCGCAACAAAGCCGCCTGGCTGGTGGGGAAGCTGATGACCCCGACAGGCACGCTGCCTTTTTTGCTGCCGATTCACCGCACCGATGAAGGCGAGTTGTTTATCGATACCTGCCTGACCACCACGGCGGAAGCCAGCATCGTATTTGGTTTTGCCCGCTCCTATTTTATGGTGTACGCGCCGCTGCCAGCCGCGCTGGTTGAATGGTTGCGAGAGATCCTGCCGGGCAAAACAACCGCGGAGCTGTATATGGCGATCGGCTGCCAGAAACATGCGAAAACCGAAAGCTACCGTGAGTACTTGTGGTATCTGGCAGAGTGCGATGAGTCGTTTATTGAAGCGCCAGGCATACGCGGCATGGTCATGCTGGTGTTTACCCTGCCGGGCTTCGACCGGGTTTTTAAAATCATCAAAGACAAATTTGCTCCACAAAAAGAGATGTCTGCCGCCCACGTGCGCGCCTGCTATCAGTTGGTTAAAGAACATGACCGCGTGGGGCGTATGGCGGACACCCAGGAGTTTGAGAATTTCGTCCTTGAGAAGCGGCAAATTGATCCGGCATTAATGGCGCTATTCATGCAGGAGGTGCCAGAGAAAATCACCGATCTCGGCGATCGCATTGTCATCAGTCATTTGTACATTGAACGTCGTATGGTGCCGCTCAATATCTGGCTGGAGCAGGTGGAAGGTCAACAGCTGCGTGACGCGATTGAGGAGTACGGCAACGCGATCCGCCAGCTTGCTGCCGCCAATATTTTTCCCGGTGACATGTTGTTTAAAAACTTCGGCGTCACCCGCCACGGGCGCGTCGTATTCTATGACTACGATGAAATTTGCTACATGACGGAAGTGAATTTCCGCACTATTCCGCCGCCGCGTTATCCGGAAGATGAGCTGGCCAGCGAACCGTGGTACAGCGTTTCGCCGGGCGATGTTTTTCCGGAGGAGTTTCGTCACTGGCTCTGTGCAGACCCCAGAATTGGGCCGCTGTTTGAAGAGATGCACGCTGACCTGTTTCGCGCCGACTACTGGCGTGCATTACAGACACGAATTCGTGAGGGGCACGTGGAAGATGTTTACGC